One genomic region from Chondrinema litorale encodes:
- a CDS encoding TIM-barrel domain-containing protein, translated as MKKTILYLLLFSLMAACSKDSYIMENDQVVVTTSGQDANPHTRLTVISDGIIKVEASATREFDTEKSLIATENYKKVDYDVEENDSEVIIKTAKLIVKVSKADGTVSYFDLDNQPIIAEKANGRSFEPITVDNTNGYTLRQQFDSPEDEALYGLGQHQADEINYKGKNEELFQYNTKVSIPFIVSTKKYGILWDNYSLTRFGDPRPYSNINTLKLYNKAEKAGGLTATYHDTKTNNTCIERDEEEIDYENLTTISKFPDCVDFNNAKITWEGYIEGNEEGLHRFLCYYAGYTKLWIDGELQFYKWRTAWNPSVAKFSVNLKPGEKKHIKLEWIPDGGVSYMGLKVLTPVDEENQKDLSFYSEMGQDIRYYFVYGDNMDEVISQYRTITGKAQVMPKWSMGFWQSRERYKTQEELLDVLHEFRDRHIPLDNIVLDWSYWPETKWGSHDFDLNRFPDAKAMVDEVHDNNAQIMISVWPKFYLETEHFKEFDENGWMYRTAIEDSVKDWIGSGYYGSFYDAYSEDARKLFWKQINNKLYTKGFDAWWLDATEPDVLSNASLEYRKDLMNPTALGPSTKYFNAFALMNAKGIYEGQRALENDERVFILTRSGFAGIQKYGAVTWSGDIGTRWEDMKAQISAGINFAMSGLPYWTMDIGGFCVEKRYERAQEGSEDLNEWRELNTRWFQFGAFAPLFRVHGQYPYREIFNIAPEDHPAYKSILKYNKLRYSLMPYIYSLAGWTYTKDYTIMRGLAMDFTDDAKVYNIGDQFMFGPSIMVAPVYEYKARKRDVYLPASKGWYNGNTGQFLEGGQKIIADAPYEDMPMFIKAGSILPFGPEIEYTTQKPADPITLVVYTGDDATFEIYEDEGTNYNYENGAFTEIPLTWSEAEKTLTIGARKGEFEGMLKDRTFRVVFASKANGVSLYDEKADYKEVKYDGTEQKVIME; from the coding sequence ATGAAAAAGACAATCTTATATCTACTGCTTTTTTCTCTGATGGCTGCCTGTAGTAAGGATAGCTACATCATGGAAAATGATCAGGTAGTTGTTACAACTTCTGGGCAGGATGCAAATCCACATACAAGGCTTACTGTAATTAGTGATGGAATTATTAAAGTAGAAGCTTCTGCAACAAGAGAATTTGATACAGAAAAAAGCCTTATTGCTACTGAGAATTATAAAAAAGTTGATTACGATGTAGAAGAGAATGATTCAGAAGTAATAATTAAAACAGCCAAATTAATTGTAAAGGTTTCTAAGGCAGATGGAACAGTAAGTTATTTTGATCTGGATAATCAACCAATTATTGCTGAAAAAGCAAACGGTCGTAGCTTTGAGCCGATTACTGTAGACAATACCAATGGATACACACTTCGCCAACAGTTCGACTCACCAGAAGACGAAGCGCTTTATGGTTTAGGTCAACATCAGGCAGACGAAATAAACTACAAAGGAAAAAACGAAGAGCTTTTCCAATATAACACCAAGGTTTCAATCCCATTTATAGTATCTACAAAAAAGTACGGAATACTTTGGGATAACTACTCACTTACCCGTTTTGGCGACCCACGCCCATATTCAAACATCAACACACTAAAGCTTTACAACAAAGCTGAAAAGGCAGGTGGATTAACAGCTACTTACCACGATACAAAAACAAACAATACTTGTATCGAAAGAGACGAAGAAGAAATTGATTACGAAAACCTTACTACAATCTCTAAATTTCCAGATTGTGTAGATTTTAATAATGCTAAAATTACTTGGGAAGGCTACATAGAAGGCAACGAAGAAGGCCTACACAGATTCTTATGTTATTATGCCGGTTATACCAAATTATGGATCGATGGTGAACTACAGTTTTACAAGTGGAGAACTGCATGGAACCCATCAGTAGCTAAATTTAGTGTTAACCTAAAACCGGGAGAGAAAAAACACATCAAACTAGAGTGGATTCCAGATGGCGGTGTTTCTTACATGGGATTAAAAGTATTAACTCCGGTTGATGAAGAAAACCAAAAAGACCTTTCTTTCTATTCAGAAATGGGTCAAGATATCAGATACTATTTTGTGTATGGCGATAACATGGATGAAGTTATCAGCCAATACAGAACAATTACTGGCAAAGCGCAAGTAATGCCTAAATGGTCTATGGGTTTCTGGCAAAGTCGTGAGAGATACAAAACGCAAGAAGAATTGTTAGACGTACTTCACGAATTTAGAGATCGCCATATTCCGTTAGACAACATCGTATTAGACTGGTCTTACTGGCCAGAAACCAAATGGGGTAGCCACGATTTCGATCTAAACCGTTTCCCAGATGCAAAAGCGATGGTAGACGAAGTGCACGACAATAATGCACAAATTATGATCTCTGTTTGGCCAAAATTCTATTTAGAAACTGAGCACTTCAAAGAATTTGACGAGAATGGATGGATGTACCGCACTGCTATAGAAGACAGTGTAAAAGACTGGATTGGCTCGGGTTATTACGGTTCTTTCTACGATGCGTACAGCGAAGATGCAAGAAAATTATTCTGGAAACAGATCAATAATAAATTATACACAAAAGGTTTTGATGCTTGGTGGTTAGATGCCACAGAGCCAGACGTACTTTCAAATGCAAGTTTGGAATACAGAAAAGACTTAATGAACCCGACCGCTTTAGGTCCATCAACCAAGTACTTTAATGCTTTCGCTTTAATGAATGCCAAAGGTATTTACGAAGGACAAAGAGCATTAGAGAATGACGAGAGAGTATTCATCTTAACCAGATCAGGTTTTGCAGGTATCCAAAAATATGGAGCAGTAACTTGGAGTGGTGACATCGGAACCCGTTGGGAAGACATGAAAGCCCAAATTTCAGCAGGTATCAACTTTGCGATGTCTGGTTTACCTTATTGGACAATGGATATTGGTGGTTTTTGCGTAGAGAAAAGATACGAAAGAGCACAAGAAGGTAGCGAAGACTTGAACGAGTGGAGAGAGCTAAACACACGTTGGTTCCAGTTTGGTGCATTTGCACCGTTGTTCCGTGTGCATGGTCAGTATCCTTATCGTGAAATATTCAACATAGCACCAGAAGATCACCCGGCATACAAATCTATACTCAAGTACAACAAGTTAAGATATAGCTTAATGCCATACATCTATAGTTTAGCCGGTTGGACATATACAAAAGACTACACCATTATGCGTGGTTTGGCTATGGATTTTACCGACGATGCGAAAGTATATAATATAGGTGACCAGTTCATGTTCGGGCCATCAATTATGGTAGCTCCAGTATATGAATACAAAGCAAGAAAAAGAGATGTTTACTTGCCTGCATCTAAAGGTTGGTACAATGGCAACACAGGTCAATTCTTAGAGGGAGGTCAAAAAATTATTGCTGATGCTCCTTACGAAGATATGCCAATGTTTATAAAAGCAGGTTCAATTCTTCCTTTCGGTCCTGAAATAGAATACACAACGCAGAAACCAGCAGACCCAATTACTTTGGTGGTTTACACTGGTGATGATGCAACTTTTGAAATATACGAGGATGAAGGCACTAACTACAACTATGAGAATGGTGCTTTTACAGAAATTCCATTAACATGGAGTGAGGCAGAAAAAACACTTACCATTGGCGCTAGAAAAGGAGAGTTTGAAGGTATGTTGAAAGACAGAACTTTTAGAGTTGTGTTTGCTTCAAAAGCGAATGGAGTTTCATTGTATGATGAAAAAGCAGATTATAAAGAAGTAAAATACGATGGAACAGAGCAAAAAGTAATAATGGAATAG
- a CDS encoding RagB/SusD family nutrient uptake outer membrane protein, with translation MKNIKIYLLTILGAFSLTNCSDSFLDSEPTIGLTDGNYYQTIDDAEEAIIGCYDGIQQLYASGVAFPVASEVLSDNCYGGTGNNDSYGYQVIDEFDLNRSSGEVNIFDNNWINSYKAIFRCNMLLSKMDDIDWEGDEDYRANIEAQARFLRAYVYFDMVRLFERVPLLTEPQDGNIPQSEPDEIYSVITEDLLYVAENAPETVEAGRVNRWAAKSLLARVFLFYTGYYSSDDLVGLVSKAEVLAGLEEVIASGYYSLISEYPDLWPAASSEISEDGETLETTYAGKDNAETIFAIKYNITSDYDGNTDGNHWLVMLGLRAQAFSPYGRGWGACTVNPELYAAYTANDTRKESSIIAIAEEGLEFDNSDQREYTGYTNKKYTPLANPDGTDVAVANGATDFQIGQFQDFVVIRYADVLLMAAELGSANGQTYYDMIRQRAGLGTKALTQANIMAERRLEFAFEGLRYWDLLRQGVDVAAAAIDDNLTVMNGGVSESKSIEASDVTKTRGFQMIPQNQITQSDGVLEQNAGWE, from the coding sequence ATGAAAAATATAAAAATATACTTATTAACAATTCTGGGAGCATTTTCGCTGACAAATTGTTCAGACAGCTTCCTCGACAGTGAGCCAACTATTGGGCTTACAGATGGAAACTATTACCAAACTATAGATGATGCCGAAGAAGCAATTATTGGTTGCTACGATGGTATTCAGCAGCTTTACGCAAGTGGAGTAGCGTTCCCTGTTGCATCTGAAGTATTATCAGATAACTGCTACGGAGGTACAGGAAACAACGATAGTTATGGCTATCAGGTAATAGATGAGTTCGACTTAAATCGTTCTTCTGGCGAAGTAAACATATTCGATAATAACTGGATCAATTCGTATAAAGCGATTTTCCGTTGCAATATGCTTCTTTCTAAAATGGACGATATCGACTGGGAAGGAGACGAAGATTACAGAGCTAATATTGAAGCACAAGCTAGATTTTTAAGAGCTTATGTTTACTTTGATATGGTTCGTCTTTTTGAGAGAGTTCCTTTATTAACTGAGCCACAAGATGGTAACATCCCTCAGTCTGAACCAGATGAAATTTACTCTGTAATTACAGAAGACCTATTATATGTTGCTGAAAATGCACCAGAAACTGTAGAAGCTGGTAGAGTGAACAGATGGGCGGCTAAATCACTTTTAGCTAGAGTATTTTTATTCTATACAGGTTATTACAGTTCAGATGATTTAGTAGGATTAGTTTCTAAAGCAGAAGTATTAGCAGGATTAGAAGAAGTAATTGCTAGTGGATATTATTCATTAATTAGTGAATACCCAGACTTATGGCCAGCAGCATCTTCTGAAATTAGTGAAGATGGTGAAACTCTTGAAACTACTTACGCAGGTAAAGACAATGCAGAAACCATATTTGCTATCAAATACAACATTACTTCAGATTACGATGGTAACACAGATGGTAACCACTGGTTAGTAATGCTTGGATTACGTGCACAAGCTTTTAGCCCTTACGGAAGAGGCTGGGGAGCATGTACTGTAAATCCAGAATTGTATGCAGCTTATACTGCAAACGACACGCGTAAAGAATCGTCTATCATTGCAATTGCAGAAGAAGGACTTGAATTTGATAATTCTGACCAACGCGAGTACACTGGTTATACAAACAAAAAATACACGCCACTGGCAAACCCAGATGGAACAGATGTAGCAGTTGCAAATGGTGCTACCGATTTCCAAATTGGTCAGTTCCAAGATTTTGTAGTAATCAGATATGCAGATGTATTGTTAATGGCAGCAGAGTTAGGCAGCGCAAACGGACAAACATATTATGATATGATTCGTCAGCGTGCTGGTTTAGGTACAAAAGCTTTAACGCAAGCTAACATTATGGCTGAGCGTAGACTTGAGTTTGCTTTTGAAGGCTTGAGATATTGGGATTTATTACGTCAAGGTGTGGATGTTGCAGCAGCAGCAATTGATGATAACTTAACTGTAATGAACGGTGGAGTATCAGAATCTAAATCGATAGAGGCAAGTGATGTAACTAAAACCAGAGGTTTCCAGATGATTCCTCAAAACCAGATTACCCAATCTGATGGTGTTTTGGAACAAAATGCAGGATGGGAATAA
- a CDS encoding RNA polymerase sigma factor: MTDQEIFDGIAQKDNNTFLFLYQQHKDMIINMVKKNNGTSDDALDIFQEGVIVLWANIREGKFKIRENARIGSYLYALCKNIWISKLRKNKHTEPFDNNLQMDLSDDVEEMEEAYVQINKLEKLLGNLGENCQKLLNLFYYQKASLKEIAEQMGITEKTAKNNKYRCMQNLRTIYNKENPEV; the protein is encoded by the coding sequence GTGACCGATCAGGAAATATTTGATGGTATCGCACAAAAAGACAACAATACCTTTTTATTTCTATATCAGCAACACAAAGATATGATCATTAACATGGTTAAAAAAAATAATGGAACCAGTGATGATGCGCTTGATATATTTCAAGAAGGAGTAATTGTTCTTTGGGCAAACATAAGAGAGGGCAAATTTAAAATAAGGGAAAACGCCCGAATTGGCTCATATCTTTATGCCTTGTGCAAAAACATTTGGATTAGTAAATTAAGAAAGAATAAGCATACGGAACCTTTTGATAACAACCTGCAAATGGATTTGAGCGATGATGTAGAAGAAATGGAAGAAGCTTATGTACAAATAAATAAACTGGAAAAACTTTTGGGTAATCTAGGCGAAAACTGCCAAAAACTACTTAACTTGTTTTACTACCAAAAGGCTTCATTGAAAGAGATTGCAGAACAAATGGGGATTACAGAAAAAACGGCAAAAAATAACAAATACCGTTGTATGCAAAACCTTAGAACCATTTATAACAAAGAAAATCCGGAAGTATGA
- a CDS encoding SusC/RagA family TonB-linked outer membrane protein — translation MHNENESMKMRRRNPDKHYSKWISLFPASLFLLLLIGTATYGQTPQTITGVVSSNSDQMPLPGATVLIKGTNTGSTTNFEGEFSIQASESDVLVVSYIGYIPKEIQVGSQTNFEIALDEDIEQLEEIVVVGYGEQKKKLVTGAAVQVKGDDIANRATTGVLDGLQGQTAGVTITNTSGQPGESMKINIRGVGTIGDSGPLYIVDGVQTGDISYLNSADIQSIDVLKDAASAAIYGSQAANGVVLITTKTGSEGKTNISFDAYYGIMEPARQISMLNATEYAVIMNEAAINSGKAPYFTQDEIGALGEGTDWINEMIYDSPVTQNYVLGMNGGSAKSTYSMSLSYTGEEGIVGGPDLSEYNRTSFRINSDHKLYKDIIKVGQHLTFSYIDRNGISVGNQYNNSFRGAFNTSPLLPMYDDEGNFLNNVSGVLYNDGQTWDPWFTGESNPYASMVYNNQGENKTQKLLGNVYLEVNPIKNLKFTTRFGIDYSTNKTRSYSPEYELSIYAFRLYDQASQYMSDNMSWTWDNFAQYDITLGDKHNFSAMAGMTSYEYKGSYLSVTNADLITSDLDHAYIGNTTNQDFTRISFDGAPIDEEMRLSYFGRINYNFDEKYLLNATFRADGSSKFAKNNRWGYFPSLSAGWVISNEEMFDGMPDWISYLKLRASWGQVGSQKIEAWQYLAPISVDANYYFGSEDFNASGNAIGSYLSRLANEDIKWETSEQTDIGLDARFLDGKLNATIDWYRKSTKDWLLVAPSYATTGTEPPYFNGGNVINQGVELGLIWQEDKGDFSYNVAVNVTKNSNEVTDVPTEGEIVPGLQNMLYDNAGVFYHKARSGYPIGYFWGWETAGIFQNEDEVNTYTNGEGTVIQPNAKPGDLRYVDQNGDGVINDSDKVNVGDPNPDYTFSVNFGFNYKNFDFSVQTYGVAGNQIVQSYRNHANGYSNYTKEILNRWHGEGTSNTIPRVTETNVNYQFSDIFVKDGDFFRINNITLGYDFSNLIQKEFISRLRLYASVKNAFTFTKYDGMDPEVGYGLENGSSGVDLGFYPRARTYLMGVNVNF, via the coding sequence ATGCATAATGAAAATGAAAGCATGAAAATGAGAAGGCGGAATCCGGACAAACACTACTCAAAGTGGATTTCGTTATTTCCAGCAAGTCTTTTCTTATTGTTACTAATAGGAACAGCCACTTACGGTCAAACTCCACAAACAATTACAGGAGTTGTGTCCTCTAATTCAGATCAAATGCCTTTACCAGGAGCCACGGTATTAATAAAAGGCACTAACACAGGATCCACTACAAACTTTGAAGGTGAGTTCAGTATTCAAGCCAGCGAAAGCGATGTATTAGTTGTTTCTTATATAGGATATATTCCTAAAGAAATACAAGTTGGATCGCAAACAAACTTCGAAATTGCGCTAGACGAAGATATTGAGCAGTTGGAAGAGATTGTAGTTGTTGGATACGGTGAGCAGAAAAAGAAACTGGTAACAGGTGCAGCAGTTCAGGTAAAAGGTGACGACATTGCCAACAGAGCTACAACAGGTGTGCTTGATGGTTTACAAGGGCAGACAGCCGGTGTTACAATTACAAACACTTCTGGTCAGCCGGGTGAGAGCATGAAGATAAACATTCGTGGTGTTGGTACAATCGGTGATTCTGGCCCTCTATATATAGTAGATGGTGTACAAACCGGTGATATTTCTTATCTGAACAGTGCAGATATACAAAGCATAGACGTGTTAAAAGATGCGGCATCTGCTGCAATCTACGGTTCACAAGCAGCAAACGGTGTGGTTCTTATCACTACCAAAACTGGTTCTGAAGGAAAGACAAACATTTCTTTCGACGCATATTATGGTATAATGGAGCCCGCAAGACAAATCTCAATGCTTAATGCAACGGAGTACGCTGTAATTATGAATGAAGCAGCGATTAACTCTGGCAAAGCTCCTTACTTTACTCAAGATGAAATTGGTGCTTTAGGAGAAGGTACAGACTGGATTAATGAGATGATTTACGATAGCCCTGTTACTCAAAACTATGTGTTGGGTATGAATGGTGGTAGCGCAAAATCAACTTATTCTATGTCTTTATCATACACAGGTGAAGAAGGTATTGTTGGTGGTCCAGACCTTTCTGAGTATAACAGAACATCGTTCAGAATTAACTCAGATCATAAACTTTACAAAGATATTATTAAAGTAGGGCAACACTTAACTTTCTCTTATATAGACAGAAACGGAATTAGTGTGGGTAACCAGTACAACAACTCTTTTAGAGGTGCCTTTAACACTAGCCCACTATTACCAATGTACGACGATGAAGGTAACTTCCTTAACAACGTAAGTGGTGTTTTATATAATGATGGTCAAACTTGGGATCCATGGTTTACAGGAGAAAGCAACCCATATGCTTCTATGGTTTACAACAACCAAGGAGAAAACAAAACTCAAAAATTATTGGGTAATGTTTACTTGGAAGTTAATCCTATTAAAAACCTGAAATTCACTACTCGTTTCGGTATCGACTATTCTACAAACAAAACTCGCTCTTACTCTCCAGAATACGAATTGTCTATCTACGCATTTAGATTGTACGATCAGGCAAGTCAGTATATGTCAGATAATATGTCTTGGACGTGGGATAACTTTGCACAGTATGATATTACATTAGGAGATAAGCACAACTTTAGTGCAATGGCGGGTATGACATCATACGAGTATAAAGGAAGTTATTTAAGTGTAACAAATGCAGATTTAATTACTTCAGATTTAGATCATGCTTATATAGGAAATACTACAAACCAAGATTTTACAAGAATTTCATTTGATGGTGCGCCTATAGATGAAGAAATGAGACTTTCTTACTTCGGAAGAATCAACTATAACTTCGATGAGAAGTACTTGTTAAATGCAACTTTCAGAGCAGATGGTTCATCTAAATTTGCTAAGAACAACAGATGGGGTTACTTTCCTTCATTATCAGCAGGTTGGGTAATTTCTAATGAGGAGATGTTTGATGGAATGCCAGACTGGATCTCTTACCTTAAATTAAGAGCTAGCTGGGGTCAAGTAGGTAGCCAAAAAATTGAAGCATGGCAATACCTTGCACCAATTAGTGTAGATGCCAACTACTACTTTGGTTCAGAAGATTTCAATGCATCTGGTAATGCTATCGGTTCTTACTTAAGTCGTTTGGCTAATGAAGACATCAAATGGGAAACTTCAGAGCAAACAGATATTGGTTTAGACGCAAGATTCTTAGATGGTAAATTAAACGCAACCATCGACTGGTATAGAAAATCTACAAAAGACTGGTTACTAGTAGCTCCTTCATATGCTACTACAGGTACTGAGCCTCCATATTTTAACGGTGGTAATGTAATTAACCAAGGGGTTGAATTAGGACTTATCTGGCAAGAAGATAAAGGCGATTTTTCTTACAATGTGGCGGTAAACGTAACTAAAAACAGCAATGAGGTAACAGATGTACCAACTGAAGGAGAAATTGTTCCTGGTTTACAAAACATGTTGTACGACAACGCAGGTGTATTCTACCACAAAGCTAGATCTGGTTATCCAATCGGTTACTTCTGGGGATGGGAAACTGCTGGTATCTTCCAAAACGAAGACGAAGTAAACACTTATACCAATGGAGAAGGTACTGTAATTCAGCCAAATGCTAAGCCTGGTGATTTAAGATATGTAGATCAAAATGGTGATGGTGTAATTAACGATTCTGATAAAGTGAATGTAGGTGATCCAAACCCAGATTATACTTTCAGTGTAAACTTTGGTTTTAACTATAAAAACTTCGATTTCTCAGTACAAACTTATGGTGTAGCTGGTAATCAAATAGTACAGTCTTACAGAAACCACGCAAACGGTTACTCTAACTATACTAAAGAAATCTTGAACAGATGGCATGGAGAGGGAACTTCTAACACAATACCAAGAGTAACAGAGACAAATGTAAACTACCAGTTCTCTGATATCTTCGTGAAAGACGGTGATTTCTTCAGAATTAACAACATCACATTAGGATATGACTTCAGCAACTTGATTCAAAAAGAATTTATCAGCAGACTCCGTCTGTATGCTTCAGTGAAAAACGCTTTCACTTTCACCAAATACGATGGTATGGATCCAGAAGTGGGTTATGGTTTGGAAAATGGATCTTCTGGTGTTGACCTTGGATTCTATCCTCGTGCTAGGACTTACCTAATGGGTGTAAATGTTAACTTTTAA